ATGAATATCCTAGTTGATTAGGTTTTCATGACTTAATTTTTACAACTTAAACTATAGTGAACTATTTAATAATATTTGGAGAAAAATCTAAAATTTTATATATTTTAGTTCTCGTTATTTATAACTAAAGTATCTCTATAAGGAAAAATCTTTATTTCTGTAGAATTTAAATCTTCCTTATTCATATCTATAGCGTTTATCTGATTATTATTGTATGTATTGTAATAATAGATGCATTTATCTTGGTTCATACAAGAAGTATATTGAGTTAGATCATATTTACCTTCTGGAGTTTTTACAGCGCCATTTAGCATAGCGACATTATTTAATATATGGAAAAACTCACTTACCCCACAAAATTCTATATCTGAAGACTCTAAGCTAGATTTATAGAAAGCAGCTCTTATAAATCTAGATGCAGATGAAAAATCACCAGGGATTCCAAACATACCCAGACCTTGAGATTGAGGAGTTAAATTTAATCTACTCCATTTAGTATTCTGAGGTTGGTCAGCGGTTACACCCATATATTGAATTAGGTTTGTTGTATGCCAATTAAAAGTTGGTGCATTTGTTAAGACCCCCACTTCATTATCATAAATGCTTAATTTTTCTTTTGTATTTTCAATAACCAAGCATTTACCATTTTTATCAGATACAATCCAATGAAGTGTTGGCAAAGGGGTAAATTTGTTTAATTGTCTATTTACTAGATTTATATTTTCTAGTTCTGGTTTTAACTCTTCTATAGTTTCAAAGTTTGATAGTATCCATAATATCAAATCGTATGGAGGTAAATTATTTTTTCCTTCTAGTAAATCATTTGAATGATATGCAAATCCAGGAAAATTTAAACCTGCGCAAGCTAATCCTTTTTCATTCATTGCTTCAGCAAATAACGGATGATTATCTATTATAGTTGCCATACCCATAACTGCATATTTTGTAGATTTAGTTTCATTAGTTGCTACGTTTTTATATTCAAAATTTCTAGGAACAAGATGAACAGCTTGATTAAAGTTGTATTCTATATCCATATTTCTTCCAAATAAATGTTGCCCGTCTTTTGTTTTTAATGTTAGTGCTGTACACATTTTTTACACTTCCTTTTTATCGTATAAACTAGTTTAAATATATTTATATTTTTTACCCGATTGGTAAATAAATAAACCTAGAATAAAGGGAAAGCCCTTAAAATTTATCAATTCGGATTTTAAGGGCTTATTTCTTGCTACTATCTAGTGCAGCTCCAATAGCAATGCCTATACATAAGCATAAAGCTAATTTGTCATATATCATACCAAATGTAATACCTATACACATGCAAAGTAATAAATAATTATTACTATTTTTATTATTACCATTTCCACTCATAAGAACATCTCCATTACTAAATAAAAAAATTTTTTACATTTTTAGAATAAATCTATTTGTTTTTCAAAAACAATTTGATAACAATATGGACATGACACACTTGAATCTGGCAGACCAGTTTTTACCTTGAAACCTCTATTAATTGGGACTTCTATAAATTTATATTAATATATATAGTTCTCTTCCTTAATAAATTTAAGTTTAACTTAATTATATCAGATTTATAAATTGATACATGTTCAACAAAATTGAAATTACCCCATATATGCAGCAATAACTATTATAGAAATTATTGATACTATATCTACTACAAACATTAAAATGTAATGGACGGCTAACTTAATATTTTTATTTGTAGTCCAATAAATAATAGATAAAATACAATAAGATAAAAATGCCCCTAGAACTATCATAGGAATTTTATATGGATTAACATAAGGATTAATAACAAAAAAATAGGATGGTCCGTATAAAAAAAAGATAGTTACAATTAATCCTATAATCCAATCAATTAGTTTTCTGTATTTACTCATTTTTAAATCACTCCATTCGAATTAATAACAAAATTAAATTGCTTACGTAAATTAAAAATAACATTGTTAATCAGCTTAAGAACAATTATACAAGAACAGTAGACAGATAAAATAAAATTGGATTAATATAGATTTATTTTGGAGTGAGATTTATAATTTTAAATATATAACTAAATGTTTTTTTAGCATTTTAGGGAAATCTTAAGGGGGGATACTTATAAATAACTATAAATTTAAATTTGATACTAAGCAAAAAATAATAGAAATTATAAACTTATCATTATTAATTTTTATGATAGCATATTTAATTATTAACTGGAATAATATAGGTGATAATGTAGCATCCCATTATAATTCAGTTGGTCAGATTGATTCGTGGGGAAGTAAGAGTAGTTTAATAGTACTCCCTATAATTACAATGATAGTAAATGCATCTATGAGTGGGGTATTATTTTTCCCACAAGCGCTAGATATACCTATAAAACTCACTGAAGAAAATTATGTTAAAGTTTATGAGTTAACGAGAGATTTGATGAATTTTACTAAGATAGCAATTAATATTTCATTTTTATATATGACTATTATGTCAGCAAATTGTAAGCCTTTAGGCACTTGGTTTTTAGCAATTTTTTTGACCGTAATATTTATGCCAATATTTATATATTATATAAAAATAAGAAAATTATAGAAAAAATACTTTAACATTTTATGGTATAATAAAAATCAGGAATTGAAATCTATAGAGTGGTGTTCCATTAAACTTTCTAGCCTACTTCTTAATTGGAAGGAGGTGAGAAGTATGGAACTAAAGATAATTGTTAGTGCTATAAGCACTGTATGTATTGGTCTTTTGACTAATTACATATATGACAAATTAAAAAACCACTCTAGTCGCCCAACTAAGAGTGGTATAGAACTTGATATAAAAATCAAATTCAAGCATTTCAAATAAATTAATTTGGAATATCACTCTACTGCGAATAGACTTCAATTCCTTTTTTATATTTATATTATATCACAATTCAACATCTTTTAAACTTAATTTTTAAAATAGATAATCAGGATTTAAAGATCTTTATAATTTATAACTTTTTCCTCTCCAGATATCATATTTTTAATCTTTATTTCATTATTATCAACTTCATTTTCCCCAATAAATATTACATTATTTATATTTAATTTATTTGCGTAATTTAATTTTTTCTTTAAACTATCATCTTCAAAATAAATACTTACGTTGTATCCTTTTTCATTTAAGTCTGACATAACCTTTCCGCTATATTCAAGTGTATTACCTATTGGTATTATTAAATAATCAGAACTAGACTTTATATTATATCTATCTATGAATCCAATTTCTTTTAAAACAAAGAATAATCTTGTTAATCCAATAGATATTCCAACTCCAGGTAATATATTATTTGTATAATTCTCGGCTAAATTATCATATCTACCACCAGAGCAAATAGATCCAAACTGTTCATTGCCTATAAGGAATGTTTCAAACACACTTCCTGTGTAATAATCTAATCCTCTGATTATCTTTAAATCAACTTCAAATTCATTATCTTTTACACCTAAAATTTTCAATGTAGATACAACTTTTTTTAATTCATCTAATCCTTCAGAGAAACATTCATTTTGGATGTTTAAATTCACTAACTTATCTAGTAGAATGTCATTTGACTCATTAAGATTTAGTAAGTTAGTTAAGTAAATACTTTTTTCATCTCCGATAATATCACGTAAACTTTTATTAAAAGCGTCTTTACCTATTTTATCATATTTATCTATAAGAGTTACAACCTCTTGAACATCGTATATTTGTAATTGAGATAACACTCCTTTTAAAATTTTTCTATTACTAATTTTAAACTTATAATCGTTTAAACCAATAGACTTAAATGCTTTAGATGCTAGACTAATTACCCATGCATCATTGTAGACACTTAGTTTATCTTTTCCAATGACATCTACATCTAACTGGTAAAACTCTCTGTATCTACCCCTTTGATTTCTTTCGCCTCTATATACTTTACCTAGCTGATATTTTTTGAAAGGAAATACTAGATCGTTATAGTTTTGTGCTACATATCTTGCAAAAGGCACTGTTAAATCAAATCGTAAAGATAAATCATTTTTTCCTTTTTCAAATCTATATACTTGCTTTTCTGTTTCACCACCACTTTTAGCAAGTAATACACTTGATTTTTCTATTATAGGTGTATCAATGGCTAAACATCCGTTATTTTCATATATATTTGTTATTTTGTTTACTATATCGTTAAAAATTGATTGGTCATTAGGTAATAACTCCATGAATCCTGGTAAAATACTTGGTTTTATATAGTTGTTTTTCATATAATATCGCTCCTATTTGAATAAATTATTTTTAATATTAAAAAAAGCCATGTAGGCATATATCCCACATGGCTTAATAAATTATAAATACACTTAATTTATCATTCCTAGAGATACAAGCCTACGCGAACAGACTTGTATCTGCTTAAACAGACCAAGTCTCTAGAAATGTTGATGTATTAAATTTAATCTAATAAGTGTATTCATAATAATCCTCCTAAAAAATAATTTATAAAGATAATAGTCCAATAAATAAGAAAAGTCAATAGTAATTTTTAGAATCTATTTTCATTAACATGCAAACTTTAAAATTCTAAAACAAAAACTGAGAACATAACTATTGTTGATAGTGCAAAAAAGATTAAAGAAACTCCAGCTTTCTTTTTCCTAGATTCAATTATTTGTTTATCTGTATCACTCATATGAGACAAATACTTCTTTTTGCCTATCAAAATACCTTTACATAGTATGTTTTACAATGTCAAAATTATTTTACATGGCTAAATTTCAACCTTTATATAATGTATATATAAGTAAATCATAACATATAACAACCTTTATTTTATAAAGGACATACTAGATTTATTTTCTATAAATATTGGGTAGTATATAATATTATTGATAATTAATATATGTTGGATTAAATATCCTATAAAGGAGATGATTTCTTGAAGAAATTTACATGTGAAAATTGTAAAAGTAAATTATATGCAAGAGAAGTTCCAATATTTTCTTCCTTAGAAAAAGATGAGATGAATAAAATAGCTACTAATATGGATCACATTACCTTTAATAAGGGAGATATACTTTGCACAGAAGGGGAAGAATCGTCTAAGTTATTTATTTTAAGTAGCGGGTCTGTAAAGCTTTCAAAGCTTACTAATGAAGGTAAAGAACAAATAGTACATATTTTAAATGAAGGTGAATTTTTTGGAGAATCGAATCTATTTGATAATAGAGCTATTAGTAATTTTACAGCAACTATTTTAGAAAAAACTAACGTATGTATAATGTCTAAAGATAACTTTGAAGAAGTTTTAAGCAAGAACCCAAATATAGCTTTTAAGATAATAAACCAGCTTAGTAAAAGGTTAGTAGAGACGGAGAATATAGCACTAAATTTAGCTACAAATGATGTTCATTCAAGGATAGCAAACATGCTTTTAGATTTTAGTGAAAAATACGGAGTTAAATCTAATGAAGGTATTATAGTTAGGATGCCTATCAGTAGAGAAGGTATGGGAAATTACTGCGGGATTACAAGAGAAACTATAAGTAGAAAACTTCCTATGTTTGAAGATATAGGAGCGATAAAATTAAAAGGAAATAAAACTATAATAATAAAAAATTTAAATCAGTTGAAAGAATTTATTTACTAATAAAAAAAGCTATAGTTGTATAACTATAGCTTTTTTATATATCTACGATTTTACTAAAATATTAAATAATTTCACATCACTTAGAGCCTGTACTCCGTAATTTATATCTGCCTCCATTGCGACTATGTCTCCTTCATTTAATACTACTTCTTCATCTTCATTGTATAAAATTTTACAACTACCTTCTATCATTACAAATAAAGTTTCCATTTCATAATATTCTTTATCTATGCTTTCACCTTTTGCAAATGAGAAGAATCTTATTTCTGTATTATCGTTATCTATTAAAGCTTTGCTAGCAATTTTGTTTCCCGTGTGACTTATCATTTCATTTAATGCTATTTTTTTAAAAGGTTCAATATTTCTTAAGTATTTCATATGCTAATCCTCCTTAACTACAACTAAAAGCATTTTCATATCTTCTTTTGCTGTTACTTGATGAGGTATATTTGCAGGCATTACAACAAATTGACCCTTAGTGGCTTCCATTGAGTTATCTCCTATTTTTACAGTTGCGACCCCTTCATGTATATAAATTAAAGCATCACCTTTTGCTGCATGAGGACCAACCCCCTCACCTTTTCCAAAGGCTAGAACTGTGATGCCTACACCTTTTTTCTGAGCTATAGTAACTGTTTCTATTTGACCATCTTTACAACTTACTAAACTATCAAAATCTATGCTTTGTCCTTTTACAATGTTCTTTATTAATTCACTCATATCATAATCTCCTTTTAATGTATTTATTTTATAGGTACATTATATTTGAATCCTTAAAATAAAAATGTGATTATAATCAAAGTTTTAGATTTTATTTAAAGTGTAAGTCGTATAGGAAAATGGTATAAAGTATAAGAGTAAGGTGTACACATGGGTTATAGCAATACTATAAACTTAGGTACTTTATTAAAGCTAAGAAAAATTATATAATAACTAAATTGTTATATATTAAGGGGAACTATATATGAAAAAATTAAAAAAATATTTAATTTATATAATCCAAATTACAATTGTAATTAGTGTTTTCTTTTTTTTATTTTTAAATATAGATATTGATGGTAATAAAAATAAAAAAGAAGTTAAAGTAGGCCTTTATGACTATGGATCTTATTATTCTTTAGATAAAGGATCAAAGCCTAGTGGGTATTATAATGATTTATTAAAGTTTATTTCTAAAAAATTAGGATTTAAATATACTTATGTTAACTGTAAAACTCAAGAAGGATTAGATTATTTAAAAAGTGGAAAAATCGATTTATTGTTTGGATTAAGTAAAACTTCTGATAGAGAACAAAATTACATATTTACAGATCATTATATAGCAGATGAAAATTATGCTATATATGCAAATCGGAATGAAAAATATAATGACTTAAAAGGGCTTAATGGTCTAAAGTTTGGATATATAAAAAACGAGCAAAATAATAAATATGTTTCAAATATGCTAAGAAAAAAGAATATACAAACAGAATTTATAAATGAAAGCTCATATGAAGAAGCGCAAACTGATTTAAAGGAGTCTAAAGTAGACTTTATAGTAGCTCCTATAAATAAGGATTTAGAAAATCAGAAGTTTAATAGAATTTTAGAGTTTTCTTGCGAGCCAGTATATATAGCGGGGTCTAAAGGCAATGAATCACTTATAAATCAAATTGATGAAGTTTTATCAGAAAGCAAATATGGAATTTTAATTTATAATAAGTATTATAACGAGTACTTTTCAAAGAATGTTTTTAAAAATAAGATTATTTTAGTATTAATTTTATTTATATTATTATTTATATATTACATTATCTTTAGAAAAACAAAAACAATACGTAAGAGAAAAGAAATCAGTGAAAACTTAAGAAATGATAAGTATGTAATGTATTATCAGCCAATAATAAATCCTAAAACTAATAACATAGTAGGATTAGAGTCTCTTTTAAGAATGAAAAGTGAAAAAGGGATCTTAACACCAAATTATTTTCTAGAAGACATAGAAAAAAGTAATATGATATTTGATATATCTATATGGATAATAAAGAAAGTCTTAGAAGACTATGATAAAATTAAAACCTATGAAATTTGTAAAAACAGTAAGTTTTATATTTCAGTTAATATATCATGTATAGAAATTGAAGATGAAGAATTTATAGAAAAACTTATAGAAATTAGTAAAAGTCCTGATTTTATTAAGGATTTAATATGTTTAGAAATTGTAGAAAAATTTAAATCTAGTGATTTATCTAAAATACAAAAATCCATATTAATACTGAAAAAGCATGGTTTTACTATAGCTATTGATGATTTTGGTATAGAATATTCTAACTTAGATTTATTAAGTCAAATAGATGCTAATATAATAAAGTTAGATAGATATTTTATTAGTGATATAAAAACTACTTTATTAAAAAGAAAAATCATTGAGTTTGTAAGTGAAATATGTAAAGTTTCAGATAAATCAATTGTATGTGAAGGTGTAGAAAATGATGACCAATTAGAGATTATAAAGAATATAGATTATGAAAAAATTTATATACAAGGATTTTTCTATTCTAAGCCAATTGATATTGAAGAATTAGAGCACTTTACTATAAAACAGAGTTGATAATAAGTGAACTTAATTATAATTGACAGAAAAGACTATCTATTATTAATTATATATGTTATAATAGTATTTGTAGAGATACAAAAGTAAATCAAGATTAGGTCTTGATATGGTTAATAGGAGTACATTTCAATGGAAAATGGAATAGTAAAATGGTTTAACAATGAAAAAGGATTTGGTTTCATAACAGTAGATGGAGGAGAAGATGTATTCGCTCATTTCTCAGCTATACAAACTGATGGGTTTAAATCATTAGAAGAAGGTCAAAAAGTAAGCTTTAATATAGTTAAAGGTGCTAGAGGTCTTCAAGCAGAAAACATAACT
This is a stretch of genomic DNA from Paraclostridium bifermentans. It encodes these proteins:
- the bsh gene encoding choloylglycine hydrolase; the protein is MCTALTLKTKDGQHLFGRNMDIEYNFNQAVHLVPRNFEYKNVATNETKSTKYAVMGMATIIDNHPLFAEAMNEKGLACAGLNFPGFAYHSNDLLEGKNNLPPYDLILWILSNFETIEELKPELENINLVNRQLNKFTPLPTLHWIVSDKNGKCLVIENTKEKLSIYDNEVGVLTNAPTFNWHTTNLIQYMGVTADQPQNTKWSRLNLTPQSQGLGMFGIPGDFSSASRFIRAAFYKSSLESSDIEFCGVSEFFHILNNVAMLNGAVKTPEGKYDLTQYTSCMNQDKCIYYYNTYNNNQINAIDMNKEDLNSTEIKIFPYRDTLVINNEN
- a CDS encoding DUF1648 domain-containing protein, which translates into the protein MIAYLIINWNNIGDNVASHYNSVGQIDSWGSKSSLIVLPIITMIVNASMSGVLFFPQALDIPIKLTEENYVKVYELTRDLMNFTKIAINISFLYMTIMSANCKPLGTWFLAIFLTVIFMPIFIYYIKIRKL
- the hisS gene encoding histidine--tRNA ligase, which translates into the protein MKNNYIKPSILPGFMELLPNDQSIFNDIVNKITNIYENNGCLAIDTPIIEKSSVLLAKSGGETEKQVYRFEKGKNDLSLRFDLTVPFARYVAQNYNDLVFPFKKYQLGKVYRGERNQRGRYREFYQLDVDVIGKDKLSVYNDAWVISLASKAFKSIGLNDYKFKISNRKILKGVLSQLQIYDVQEVVTLIDKYDKIGKDAFNKSLRDIIGDEKSIYLTNLLNLNESNDILLDKLVNLNIQNECFSEGLDELKKVVSTLKILGVKDNEFEVDLKIIRGLDYYTGSVFETFLIGNEQFGSICSGGRYDNLAENYTNNILPGVGISIGLTRLFFVLKEIGFIDRYNIKSSSDYLIIPIGNTLEYSGKVMSDLNEKGYNVSIYFEDDSLKKKLNYANKLNINNVIFIGENEVDNNEIKIKNMISGEEKVINYKDL
- a CDS encoding Crp/Fnr family transcriptional regulator, with the translated sequence MKKFTCENCKSKLYAREVPIFSSLEKDEMNKIATNMDHITFNKGDILCTEGEESSKLFILSSGSVKLSKLTNEGKEQIVHILNEGEFFGESNLFDNRAISNFTATILEKTNVCIMSKDNFEEVLSKNPNIAFKIINQLSKRLVETENIALNLATNDVHSRIANMLLDFSEKYGVKSNEGIIVRMPISREGMGNYCGITRETISRKLPMFEDIGAIKLKGNKTIIIKNLNQLKEFIY
- a CDS encoding cupin domain-containing protein — protein: MKYLRNIEPFKKIALNEMISHTGNKIASKALIDNDNTEIRFFSFAKGESIDKEYYEMETLFVMIEGSCKILYNEDEEVVLNEGDIVAMEADINYGVQALSDVKLFNILVKS
- a CDS encoding cupin domain-containing protein, which codes for MSELIKNIVKGQSIDFDSLVSCKDGQIETVTIAQKKGVGITVLAFGKGEGVGPHAAKGDALIYIHEGVATVKIGDNSMEATKGQFVVMPANIPHQVTAKEDMKMLLVVVKED
- a CDS encoding EAL domain-containing protein, translating into MKKLKKYLIYIIQITIVISVFFFLFLNIDIDGNKNKKEVKVGLYDYGSYYSLDKGSKPSGYYNDLLKFISKKLGFKYTYVNCKTQEGLDYLKSGKIDLLFGLSKTSDREQNYIFTDHYIADENYAIYANRNEKYNDLKGLNGLKFGYIKNEQNNKYVSNMLRKKNIQTEFINESSYEEAQTDLKESKVDFIVAPINKDLENQKFNRILEFSCEPVYIAGSKGNESLINQIDEVLSESKYGILIYNKYYNEYFSKNVFKNKIILVLILFILLFIYYIIFRKTKTIRKRKEISENLRNDKYVMYYQPIINPKTNNIVGLESLLRMKSEKGILTPNYFLEDIEKSNMIFDISIWIIKKVLEDYDKIKTYEICKNSKFYISVNISCIEIEDEEFIEKLIEISKSPDFIKDLICLEIVEKFKSSDLSKIQKSILILKKHGFTIAIDDFGIEYSNLDLLSQIDANIIKLDRYFISDIKTTLLKRKIIEFVSEICKVSDKSIVCEGVENDDQLEIIKNIDYEKIYIQGFFYSKPIDIEELEHFTIKQS
- a CDS encoding cold-shock protein is translated as MENGIVKWFNNEKGFGFITVDGGEDVFAHFSAIQTDGFKSLEEGQKVSFNIVKGARGLQAENITIL